A region of Flavobacterium album DNA encodes the following proteins:
- the hflX gene encoding GTPase HflX: MLEKETINFEKTVIAGIVTQNQSEEKLSEYLDELEFLTYTAGGEVIKRFSQKMERPNPKTFLGTGKIDEIHLYIKENDVKTIIFDDELSPAQQKNITKILDIKVLDRTNLILDIFAQRAETSYARTQVELAQYQYLLPRLTGMWTHLERQRGGIGMRGPGETEIETDRRIVRDRIALLKEKIRTIDRQMSIQRGNRGALVRVALVGYTNVGKSTLMNVISKSEVFVENKLFATLDTTVRKVVIKNLPFLLSDTVGFIRKLPTQLVDSFKSTLDEVREADLLLHVVDISHPEFEDHIASVNQILKDIKSDDKATIMVFNKIDAYKPLTIDSDDLMTEKTTRHNTLEEWKATWMGNVGEKNALFISAVNKENFEEFREKVYEAVRAIHISRFPYNNFLYPDYKENTAEEKEE; encoded by the coding sequence ATGCTGGAGAAAGAAACAATTAATTTTGAAAAAACCGTTATTGCCGGGATTGTCACCCAAAACCAAAGTGAGGAAAAATTATCCGAATACCTGGATGAACTTGAATTCCTTACGTATACAGCGGGTGGCGAAGTAATAAAGCGCTTTTCCCAGAAGATGGAGCGCCCCAACCCGAAAACTTTTTTAGGGACCGGAAAGATCGATGAGATACACCTATATATTAAGGAGAACGATGTTAAGACCATTATCTTTGACGATGAGCTCTCCCCTGCACAGCAAAAAAACATAACCAAAATACTGGATATCAAGGTGCTCGACAGGACTAACCTTATCCTTGATATTTTTGCGCAGCGCGCCGAAACATCGTATGCCCGGACACAGGTAGAACTGGCGCAATATCAGTACCTGCTACCAAGGCTTACCGGTATGTGGACGCACCTTGAACGCCAGCGCGGAGGTATCGGTATGCGCGGGCCGGGTGAAACGGAGATCGAGACCGACAGGCGTATCGTTCGCGACCGCATTGCCTTACTTAAGGAAAAAATCCGCACCATCGACAGGCAGATGTCGATACAGCGCGGCAACCGCGGCGCCCTGGTGCGTGTGGCGCTGGTGGGCTATACCAATGTTGGCAAGTCTACCCTTATGAACGTTATCAGCAAAAGCGAGGTGTTTGTAGAGAATAAGCTTTTTGCCACACTCGATACTACCGTACGGAAAGTGGTGATAAAAAACCTGCCTTTCCTGCTGTCGGACACCGTTGGATTCATACGGAAATTGCCTACACAGCTCGTAGACTCTTTTAAAAGTACGCTCGATGAAGTGCGCGAGGCCGACCTGCTGCTGCATGTGGTAGATATTTCCCATCCCGAGTTTGAAGACCATATTGCATCGGTAAACCAGATATTGAAGGACATCAAAAGTGATGACAAGGCTACCATTATGGTTTTCAACAAAATTGATGCCTACAAGCCGCTTACCATTGACAGCGACGACCTGATGACCGAAAAAACCACCCGCCACAATACCCTTGAGGAATGGAAAGCGACCTGGATGGGCAATGTAGGTGAAAAGAATGCGCTGTTCATCTCGGCTGTCAATAAGGAGAATTTTGAGGAATTCAGGGAAAAAGTATATGAAGCCGTAAGGGCCATACATATTTCGCGTTTTCCTTATAACAATTTCCTTTATCCCGATTACAAAGAAAATACCGCCGAAGAGAAAGAGGAATAG
- a CDS encoding TetR/AcrR family transcriptional regulator: MRTRNADKEELVKQKAIELLVKEGFQGFSMNKLAKASGISVATLYIYYQDKDDLIKQIGIEIGKTFLKQH; the protein is encoded by the coding sequence ATGCGCACACGTAATGCAGATAAAGAAGAACTGGTAAAGCAAAAGGCTATTGAACTTTTGGTAAAAGAAGGCTTTCAGGGTTTTAGCATGAACAAGCTCGCGAAGGCAAGCGGTATATCTGTAGCTACATTATATATCTATTACCAGGACAAGGACGACCTTATAAAACAGATCGGGATAGAGATCGGGAAGACTTTTTTGAAACAGCACTGA
- a CDS encoding TetR/AcrR family transcriptional regulator has translation MPFAEGLRMQWDNRIAFSMHHRLEAACYDVIRHSPHGEYVLEQSFGLFGEVMGRFCQNAINKGQLIPLRLEVFWSIAYGPLYNMLRFDAEGKSFGNRPFKFNNDMKEEAFAIVIKALTP, from the coding sequence ATGCCTTTTGCCGAAGGGCTGAGGATGCAATGGGATAACCGCATTGCTTTCTCGATGCACCATCGGCTGGAAGCAGCGTGCTATGATGTTATCCGCCATTCGCCGCATGGTGAGTATGTGCTGGAGCAAAGCTTTGGCCTCTTTGGCGAGGTAATGGGGCGGTTTTGCCAAAACGCCATAAACAAAGGACAACTAATCCCTTTAAGGCTGGAAGTTTTCTGGAGCATTGCCTATGGCCCGCTGTACAACATGCTCCGCTTTGATGCCGAAGGGAAAAGCTTTGGCAACAGGCCCTTCAAATTTAATAACGATATGAAAGAAGAAGCCTTTGCCATAGTTATCAAGGCGCTTACACCATAG
- a CDS encoding fibronectin type III domain-containing protein: MKKITFIVFMFLVSWCGYSQLDLETFENNGNALPVGWQQINVAGPSQAWTVATHSVITPAYLGAGHAAYIQKENVATGTTEDWLVTKPFVVPPSGQLHFMSRLTQLGDDGNTYRIMLHTGTTPTVTASYTQIQSWTELTLNPDPFQTDYLEKIVNMPASSIGQTVYLAFVMNGDNGDRWLVDNVVVAGQCFDPVGLPTTNIGTNTATLNWTNPSGATQWTIDIVPAAGAPTQVGIPYSGLPPYTATTDSAGNPLQPATAYKYYVRGTCTGGINSGWAGPFNFTTVIPGTNCTAPIVIPTDTYTHTSNTNLYGDDIEGTVGSTGCSTTANYLNGDEVVYAYTPTYTGTAGFSMTNNGPNSGMFIYNNCADIGVGCAAGGVGNATTPVNINLNVTAGQTYYVVISTSGTTQSTPYTLTIQRVNCAPPVGQPTTGIGSNTANLSWTNPSGATSWQVVVQPAGTGLPAGAGTTANTNVNWPATGLTESTNYEYYVRAACGDGTFSAWAGPYLFTTTQIPVTIPYIQDFEGTSGFAILNGTQTNKWFIGTAVSNSPTHSLYISDTNGTTHHYNTSTSSVVHAYRDIAIPTPVDQIQLQFDWRNQGESNFDFIRVWLVPATFTPTPGTQIAAAPGRVQLGGNFQLNNTWTTDTRIINAAAYAGTVMRLVFEWTSDTSAGTQQPGAIDNINISMVPCPSPINLVLGTPLTNNSAIVNWTGPTSVSPTFDYVFSTTNTAPVAGTVPTGNVSAPTVPFTGLTPSTTYYFWVRSNCGGGTTSAWVGPLSFTTPQIPATLNYTQDFEDPNHQWTLSNGTQTNKWFYGTAVSNSPTHSLYISDTNGTTHHYNTSTASVVHAYRDITMPTPLDQILLQYDWRNQGESNFDFIRVWVVPVTFVPTPGTQITAATDRIQLGGNHQLNNNWTTETRIINAASYAGTTVRLVFEWTSDTSAGTQQPGAIDNINISVITCPSPTNLALGPLTENSASITWTGPTSVSPTFDYYYSTSSTAPTASTVPNGNVTPAAVGLTGLTPSTQYYFWVRSNCGSTDGNSIWVGPLSFITPQIPAQLEYTQDFEDPNHQWTLSNGTQTNKWVYGTAVSNSPTHSLYISNTNGTTHNYSTSSNSVVHAYRDVIVPAEVGMINVAFDWRNQGENNFDYIRVWVVPITFVPTPGTQITAANSGGIQLGGNHQLSNTWTTSNYNLPTPGPTAIRRIIFEWRNDGSGGTQQPGAIDNVHITIITCPPPFDLNVNCVSSNGASIDWEPGSDETEWEYALLPAGSPAPTSGTTTDESSYIAEGLANNTNYTFYVRALCSDPNELSSWAQGSFTTTSVSIADAEPFCGSTSNGSIIFDNTNGQGAASGYGEVACLGSTPNPVWYYLQVDEGGQIDFQIVQNTQFSNDGTPIGTGLDVDFAAFGPFTSLTQACSQIDLIDCPTCPNNTGNPNFYPFGNIVDCSYSAAPIENFTITNAQQGEIYAVLITNFDGDPGQIQLQQLDSSVGSTDCNILYNVALGPDQILCGQPNATITATVTTPGNGQGPTYEWFMDGSTTPFTPTIVSTTALTQTIQVTTPGYHTYKVVVTVPNAANTDPITDEVIVALGPNINQPDVAITICGNGGSSSLDLTTLNDDVLGTLAPADYNVTYYLTQADATNGVSAINTAIPFVTSSTVIYARVNSIAVDTCFDVVAITITVNTTPSATISYANSPYCTNGGTATVTRTGDAGGVYTSTTGLTIDPVTGDITLGTSTAGTYTVTYTLAATALCPEFSTTTSVVIVAAPEATIAYTSSPYCTTGTVAAVTQTGAAGGTYSSTAGLTIDPVTGEVNLSSSTAGTYTVTYTVPATTACAALAVTTVITISEQASATISYGSVPYCTNGGTATVTHTGDTGGTYSSTAGLTIDPATGDITLATSTAGTYTVTYTIAATATCPEFTTTTNVVVEAAPEATIAYTDSPYCTSGTVATVTRTGAAGGTYTSTAGLTIDPVTGEIDLASSTAGTYTVTYTVPATTACASLAVTTEITINLLANATISYNTVPYCTNGGTATVTQTGDAGGTYSSTAGLTIDPVTGEITLATSSAGTYTVTYTIAATSSCPEFTTTAQVTIEAAPEATIAYANTPYCSNGGTATVTQTGSTGGVYTSTAGLVIDAATGAIDLAASTVGTYTVTYTVAATAACGPLSVTTEVVINRLPVAAIAYNASPYCSDAGTASVTFTGDMGGTYSGDAGISVNAATGDIDLAASTAGTHTVTYTIPAANGCSEVTATATVVITKLPSASFTYEVASVCQNAGGTQAPTFNTGASAGTFTTDVAGLTIDPATGVITPATSAEGTYIVTNTIAAANGCGQVASSVTIIINPAPLATFSYGAAGYCQDATNPSPILVGAAGTFSATAGLVVNSITGVIDLAASTPGTYTVTNTIPGTSECPSVSASTTVTVTSLPVVAVLQGCEGGSFMLEVSFDNDDVYTEDTVDFIWTNSAGTQISTASKVQVTEPGTYHLTVIPRNNNECSMDTDVVVNDTACDVPRGISPNHDGLNDNFDLTALDVKKLSIFNRYGQEVYSRGNGYTNQWEGQTSGGDELPTGTYFYMIERTNGESRTGWVYINRQVN, from the coding sequence ATGAAAAAAATTACTTTCATTGTTTTCATGTTTCTGGTATCCTGGTGCGGTTATTCGCAGCTCGACCTGGAAACGTTTGAAAACAACGGCAATGCTTTGCCGGTAGGGTGGCAGCAGATAAACGTTGCCGGGCCTTCACAAGCGTGGACGGTCGCAACCCACAGCGTAATTACGCCAGCCTATTTAGGGGCGGGCCACGCAGCCTACATCCAAAAGGAGAACGTTGCGACAGGCACGACTGAAGACTGGTTGGTTACAAAACCATTTGTTGTGCCGCCTAGCGGACAATTACACTTCATGTCTAGGCTTACGCAGTTGGGTGACGATGGCAATACATATCGTATTATGCTCCACACAGGCACCACGCCTACTGTTACAGCATCTTATACCCAGATACAGTCATGGACGGAGCTTACCCTTAACCCGGATCCTTTCCAGACTGATTATCTTGAGAAAATTGTGAATATGCCGGCATCCTCTATAGGGCAGACGGTATATCTTGCTTTTGTAATGAATGGCGATAATGGCGACCGCTGGCTGGTTGACAACGTAGTAGTTGCCGGGCAGTGCTTTGATCCTGTTGGGTTGCCAACGACAAATATCGGGACTAATACTGCTACGCTTAACTGGACCAACCCAAGTGGCGCTACCCAGTGGACTATTGATATCGTACCGGCAGCAGGAGCTCCTACGCAGGTAGGTATTCCTTACTCAGGACTTCCGCCGTACACAGCTACGACAGACAGTGCAGGAAACCCGCTTCAGCCGGCAACTGCCTATAAATATTATGTAAGGGGCACATGTACCGGAGGCATTAACAGCGGATGGGCAGGGCCTTTTAATTTTACTACCGTAATACCGGGTACAAACTGTACAGCACCTATTGTTATACCTACCGATACATATACGCATACGTCAAACACCAATCTTTATGGTGATGATATTGAAGGTACCGTAGGGTCTACCGGGTGTAGCACAACAGCCAATTACCTTAATGGTGATGAGGTTGTATATGCATATACACCAACATATACAGGTACTGCAGGTTTCAGCATGACCAACAATGGGCCTAACTCAGGTATGTTTATTTATAACAACTGTGCCGATATAGGCGTAGGCTGTGCTGCAGGTGGTGTAGGAAATGCTACTACTCCTGTAAATATAAATTTGAACGTAACTGCAGGGCAGACCTATTATGTAGTGATCTCTACTTCGGGTACTACACAGTCTACTCCTTATACATTAACAATACAACGCGTAAACTGTGCGCCTCCTGTTGGGCAGCCAACTACAGGTATTGGATCGAACACGGCTAACCTGTCCTGGACTAACCCGTCTGGCGCAACATCATGGCAGGTAGTAGTACAACCGGCAGGTACAGGTTTACCGGCAGGCGCAGGTACAACCGCAAACACAAATGTTAACTGGCCTGCTACAGGACTAACAGAGTCTACCAACTATGAATATTATGTAAGGGCAGCTTGTGGCGATGGTACTTTTAGCGCATGGGCCGGGCCGTATTTGTTTACAACAACACAAATACCGGTAACGATTCCTTATATACAGGATTTTGAAGGAACCAGTGGTTTTGCCATACTGAACGGCACGCAGACCAATAAATGGTTTATTGGCACAGCGGTGAGCAATTCACCAACGCACTCATTATATATTAGTGATACCAATGGTACAACACACCATTATAATACGAGTACATCATCTGTAGTACACGCATACCGTGATATTGCTATTCCAACACCTGTTGACCAGATCCAGCTTCAGTTTGACTGGAGGAACCAGGGTGAAAGCAACTTCGACTTTATCAGGGTATGGCTCGTACCTGCTACTTTTACCCCGACACCGGGAACACAGATAGCAGCAGCTCCGGGACGCGTTCAGTTGGGAGGCAACTTCCAGCTTAATAATACCTGGACAACAGATACCCGCATTATTAACGCTGCTGCATATGCGGGCACTGTTATGAGGCTCGTATTCGAATGGACAAGCGACACAAGTGCAGGTACGCAACAGCCGGGAGCTATTGATAATATCAACATATCAATGGTACCGTGCCCATCGCCTATCAACCTTGTGCTTGGTACGCCGCTTACAAATAACTCTGCTATTGTTAACTGGACAGGACCTACATCGGTAAGCCCTACATTTGACTATGTGTTCAGTACAACAAATACGGCGCCTGTAGCCGGAACAGTACCTACAGGAAACGTTTCAGCGCCTACAGTTCCTTTTACAGGACTTACGCCGTCTACTACTTATTATTTCTGGGTAAGGAGTAATTGCGGTGGCGGTACTACAAGTGCATGGGTAGGGCCGTTGAGCTTTACTACGCCGCAAATACCGGCTACCCTCAATTACACTCAGGACTTTGAGGATCCGAACCACCAATGGACGCTTAGCAACGGAACACAAACCAACAAATGGTTCTATGGAACTGCTGTGAGCAACTCTCCTACACACTCGCTATACATAAGCGATACCAATGGTACAACGCACCATTACAATACAAGTACAGCATCTGTAGTACATGCTTACCGTGATATTACCATGCCAACACCTCTTGACCAGATACTATTACAATATGACTGGAGAAACCAGGGTGAAAGCAACTTCGACTTTATCAGGGTATGGGTAGTTCCGGTTACCTTCGTGCCTACACCGGGAACGCAGATCACTGCTGCTACCGATCGTATCCAGCTTGGCGGTAACCACCAACTTAACAATAACTGGACAACTGAGACACGTATAATCAATGCTGCTTCTTATGCAGGTACAACGGTAAGGCTTGTATTCGAATGGACTAGCGATACCAGCGCCGGCACACAACAGCCGGGAGCAATCGATAATATTAATATTAGCGTTATTACATGTCCATCGCCTACCAACCTTGCGTTAGGCCCATTGACAGAGAACAGCGCCTCTATTACATGGACAGGCCCTACATCAGTTAGCCCTACTTTCGACTATTATTATTCTACTTCTAGTACTGCACCAACAGCGTCTACTGTGCCAAACGGCAACGTAACACCTGCAGCAGTTGGCCTTACAGGGCTTACACCTTCTACCCAATATTATTTCTGGGTAAGAAGCAACTGTGGCTCTACAGACGGCAACAGCATATGGGTTGGGCCATTGAGCTTTATTACACCTCAAATTCCAGCACAGCTGGAGTATACCCAGGATTTTGAAGATCCAAACCATCAGTGGACACTTAGCAATGGTACGCAAACCAATAAGTGGGTATATGGTACTGCTGTAAGCAACTCGCCTACGCACTCGCTATATATAAGTAATACTAACGGTACAACACATAATTACTCAACTTCATCCAACTCTGTAGTCCATGCTTACAGGGATGTTATAGTGCCTGCTGAAGTAGGTATGATCAATGTAGCATTTGACTGGAGAAACCAGGGAGAAAACAATTTTGACTATATAAGGGTATGGGTTGTGCCGATTACTTTCGTGCCTACACCTGGAACGCAGATTACAGCAGCTAACAGTGGCGGTATCCAGCTTGGAGGCAACCATCAGCTGTCCAATACTTGGACAACATCAAACTACAACCTTCCGACACCGGGCCCTACAGCCATAAGAAGGATCATATTCGAATGGAGAAATGATGGCAGCGGCGGTACACAGCAACCGGGTGCGATTGATAACGTACACATCACTATCATTACCTGCCCTCCACCGTTTGACCTTAATGTTAACTGCGTTTCATCAAATGGTGCAAGCATAGACTGGGAACCGGGTAGTGATGAAACAGAATGGGAATACGCATTGCTGCCTGCTGGTTCGCCTGCGCCTACCAGCGGAACAACTACAGATGAATCGTCTTATATAGCAGAAGGCCTTGCAAATAATACAAACTATACATTTTATGTAAGGGCACTATGTAGCGATCCTAATGAATTGAGCTCTTGGGCTCAGGGTAGCTTTACAACAACCAGCGTTTCTATTGCTGACGCAGAACCATTCTGTGGTTCAACAAGCAACGGATCGATAATCTTTGATAACACTAATGGGCAGGGCGCTGCCTCAGGTTATGGTGAAGTAGCATGTTTGGGCTCTACGCCAAACCCGGTTTGGTATTATCTTCAGGTAGATGAAGGCGGCCAGATTGACTTCCAGATTGTGCAGAATACACAGTTTAGTAATGATGGTACCCCAATTGGTACAGGGCTTGATGTTGACTTTGCGGCTTTCGGTCCGTTTACATCACTTACACAGGCTTGTTCACAGATCGACCTTATCGACTGCCCTACATGTCCTAACAATACAGGGAACCCTAATTTCTATCCTTTTGGAAACATCGTTGACTGTAGCTACTCTGCGGCGCCGATTGAGAACTTTACGATAACAAATGCACAACAAGGTGAGATTTACGCGGTCCTTATAACCAATTTTGATGGTGATCCGGGGCAAATACAGCTGCAGCAGCTTGATTCAAGTGTGGGTAGTACTGATTGTAATATCCTTTATAACGTAGCTTTAGGCCCTGACCAAATACTTTGCGGCCAGCCAAATGCTACTATAACAGCAACAGTTACTACACCGGGCAATGGCCAGGGGCCAACGTATGAGTGGTTTATGGATGGATCTACAACGCCATTTACCCCAACAATCGTTTCAACAACGGCATTGACACAGACTATCCAGGTAACAACACCGGGATACCACACTTACAAAGTTGTGGTTACTGTACCTAATGCTGCTAACACAGATCCTATTACCGATGAGGTTATCGTTGCCCTTGGGCCAAACATTAACCAGCCGGATGTTGCAATAACAATTTGTGGTAACGGAGGCTCAAGCTCTCTTGACCTGACAACGCTAAATGATGATGTATTGGGTACTCTTGCCCCTGCTGACTACAATGTAACGTACTACCTTACACAGGCAGACGCAACAAATGGCGTGAGTGCAATCAATACAGCTATTCCATTCGTAACATCTTCAACAGTTATTTACGCAAGAGTTAACAGTATTGCTGTTGATACTTGTTTTGATGTTGTTGCAATTACAATTACAGTAAATACAACGCCATCGGCTACAATAAGCTATGCAAATAGCCCATATTGTACAAACGGAGGTACAGCTACCGTTACACGTACGGGAGATGCAGGCGGTGTATATACATCTACTACAGGGCTTACTATAGATCCTGTTACAGGTGATATCACATTGGGCACCAGCACAGCAGGTACCTATACAGTAACATACACTCTGGCAGCTACTGCATTATGCCCTGAGTTTAGCACTACTACCAGCGTAGTTATCGTTGCGGCTCCTGAGGCAACAATTGCTTATACCAGCTCGCCTTATTGTACGACAGGCACGGTAGCAGCCGTTACGCAGACAGGTGCTGCAGGAGGTACTTATTCTTCTACTGCAGGGCTTACTATAGACCCTGTTACGGGAGAGGTAAATCTTTCATCAAGCACAGCGGGTACTTATACGGTGACTTACACTGTTCCTGCGACAACAGCATGTGCGGCTCTTGCGGTTACTACTGTGATCACTATCAGTGAGCAGGCAAGCGCGACCATAAGCTACGGTTCAGTTCCATACTGTACCAATGGCGGAACAGCTACGGTTACCCATACAGGCGATACAGGAGGTACTTATTCATCTACTGCAGGGCTTACTATAGATCCTGCTACAGGTGATATCACCTTGGCTACCAGTACAGCAGGTACTTATACCGTAACGTATACCATAGCTGCTACAGCAACATGCCCTGAATTTACTACTACTACAAACGTAGTTGTTGAAGCGGCTCCTGAAGCAACAATTGCTTATACCGATTCGCCATATTGTACAAGCGGCACGGTAGCAACTGTTACCCGGACAGGTGCAGCAGGTGGTACTTATACTTCTACTGCAGGTCTTACTATAGATCCGGTTACAGGAGAGATTGATCTTGCGTCTAGCACAGCAGGTACTTATACGGTTACTTATACGGTTCCGGCAACTACAGCGTGTGCTTCACTTGCAGTTACTACGGAGATAACCATCAACTTACTGGCAAATGCTACTATAAGCTATAATACAGTTCCGTACTGTACTAATGGCGGAACAGCTACAGTAACACAGACTGGAGATGCAGGAGGTACTTATTCATCTACTGCAGGCCTTACTATTGATCCAGTTACAGGTGAAATCACATTGGCTACAAGTTCAGCAGGTACATATACGGTAACGTATACTATAGCGGCTACTTCATCATGCCCTGAGTTTACAACTACAGCGCAGGTAACGATTGAAGCGGCTCCTGAGGCAACAATTGCTTATGCAAATACGCCTTACTGTTCTAATGGTGGCACAGCTACTGTTACGCAAACAGGATCTACAGGTGGCGTTTATACATCTACTGCAGGACTTGTTATCGATGCTGCAACAGGTGCGATTGACCTTGCTGCCAGCACTGTAGGAACATATACAGTTACCTATACTGTTGCTGCAACCGCAGCATGCGGCCCGCTTTCGGTAACAACTGAGGTGGTAATAAACAGGCTCCCTGTAGCTGCAATTGCTTATAATGCATCACCATACTGTTCTGATGCCGGTACAGCTTCTGTAACGTTTACAGGCGATATGGGCGGTACTTATTCAGGCGATGCAGGAATTTCTGTTAATGCTGCAACGGGTGATATCGACCTTGCTGCGAGCACTGCAGGTACGCACACAGTGACTTATACTATTCCTGCAGCCAACGGATGTTCTGAAGTTACTGCTACTGCAACCGTTGTAATTACAAAACTGCCTTCAGCGTCATTTACATATGAAGTTGCTTCGGTTTGCCAGAATGCAGGCGGTACACAGGCCCCTACATTTAATACAGGCGCTTCTGCAGGAACCTTTACTACGGATGTGGCGGGACTGACTATCGACCCTGCAACGGGTGTAATAACTCCAGCTACAAGTGCAGAAGGTACATACATTGTTACCAACACGATAGCAGCAGCTAACGGATGCGGACAGGTAGCAAGCAGTGTTACTATCATCATCAACCCTGCGCCATTGGCAACATTTAGCTATGGAGCTGCCGGATACTGCCAGGATGCTACCAACCCGTCACCGATTTTGGTGGGTGCTGCAGGCACGTTCAGCGCTACAGCAGGATTGGTTGTTAACAGCATTACCGGTGTGATCGACCTTGCGGCAAGTACACCGGGTACCTATACGGTAACCAATACAATCCCTGGTACTTCGGAATGCCCTTCTGTTTCGGCGTCTACAACAGTTACGGTTACTTCTCTGCCGGTTGTAGCAGTACTACAAGGATGTGAAGGTGGCTCATTTATGCTCGAAGTATCTTTTGATAATGATGACGTTTATACAGAGGATACAGTAGATTTCATTTGGACTAACAGTGCAGGAACACAAATAAGCACAGCGTCCAAAGTACAGGTAACCGAACCGGGTACCTACCACCTTACTGTAATTCCTAGGAATAATAATGAATGTTCTATGGACACCGATGTTGTTGTTAACGACACAGCATGTGATGTTCCAAGGGGTATTTCTCCAAACCACGACGGTTTGAATGACAACTTTGACCTTACGGCACTTGATGTGAAAAAACTGAGCATCTTCAACCGTTACGGACAGGAAGTTTATAGCCGTGGAAATGGATACACCAACCAGTGGGAAGGACAAACCAGCGGTGGCGATGAGCTTCCTACAGGAACGTACTTCTACATGATTGAGCGTACCAATGGTGAGAGCAGAACCGGCTGGGTTTATATAAACAGGCAGGTAAACTAA
- a CDS encoding MFS transporter, producing the protein MEQTTASPFSGYQKFVIFILAITQFTVILDFMVMSPLGDILMKSLKIQPGQFGIAVSAYAFSAGISGLLTAGFADKYDRKKLLLFFYLGFTIGTLLCGLATTYEFLVAARVFTGIFGGVIGSISMAIVADIFPIQQRGRVIGFLQMGFGASQVLGIPIGLYLADLWNWHMPFLWIVAMAVIIIALILTKMQPVTQHLAVKKDKTPLTHLFHTLINKEYRIGFAATALLSIGGFMMMPFGSAFAINNLHITNKELPIVFMVAGISTLVFMPLIGKLSDKVDKLRLFAFGCFWTMTVILFYTQLGPTPLWLVIAFNILMMMGIMGRMVPSTAIVTGVPEMQDRGAFMSINTSLQQIAGGIAAFVAGQIVVQKTQFSPLEHYDTLGYIVSAITILSIFLMYRLTLMIKRRPVQAPVAQVKTDTEISPENA; encoded by the coding sequence ATGGAACAGACCACCGCCTCCCCGTTTTCGGGCTACCAAAAATTTGTGATCTTTATCCTTGCCATTACCCAGTTTACGGTAATACTTGATTTTATGGTGATGTCTCCACTGGGCGATATCCTTATGAAGTCATTAAAAATACAGCCAGGCCAGTTTGGCATCGCGGTTTCGGCCTATGCTTTCAGTGCGGGTATCTCCGGCCTGCTCACAGCCGGCTTTGCCGATAAGTATGACCGTAAGAAACTGTTGCTTTTCTTTTACCTTGGCTTTACCATCGGCACACTGCTGTGCGGACTGGCAACTACTTATGAATTCCTCGTGGCAGCACGTGTCTTTACAGGGATATTCGGAGGTGTTATCGGGTCGATATCCATGGCCATCGTAGCCGACATTTTCCCGATCCAACAGCGTGGCCGCGTTATCGGCTTCCTCCAGATGGGTTTCGGCGCCAGCCAGGTTCTTGGCATTCCTATCGGGCTATACCTGGCCGACCTGTGGAACTGGCACATGCCATTTTTGTGGATCGTGGCAATGGCAGTTATTATAATCGCACTCATCTTGACCAAAATGCAGCCGGTAACACAGCATTTGGCCGTAAAAAAAGACAAAACACCGCTTACGCACCTGTTCCATACGCTTATTAATAAGGAATACCGTATCGGCTTTGCAGCCACCGCGCTGCTATCTATAGGGGGCTTTATGATGATGCCTTTCGGGAGCGCCTTTGCCATCAACAACCTGCATATAACTAATAAGGAGCTGCCCATAGTGTTCATGGTTGCCGGTATCAGTACACTCGTATTTATGCCGCTGATAGGGAAACTGAGCGACAAGGTAGACAAGCTGAGGCTTTTTGCCTTTGGCTGTTTCTGGACAATGACCGTAATACTCTTCTATACGCAATTGGGCCCAACACCGCTTTGGCTTGTTATAGCCTTTAATATACTTATGATGATGGGCATTATGGGGCGTATGGTACCTTCTACAGCTATTGTGACCGGTGTGCCCGAAATGCAGGACCGCGGGGCGTTTATGAGCATCAATACCTCGCTCCAGCAGATAGCAGGGGGTATTGCTGCCTTTGTCGCCGGGCAGATTGTAGTGCAGAAAACGCAATTCAGCCCGCTGGAGCATTATGATACACTGGGGTATATCGTATCGGCCATTACCATACTAAGCATCTTCCTGATGTACCGACTGACACTAATGATAAAAAGGCGGCCTGTACAAGCTCCTGTTGCACAGGTAAAAACCGATACTGAAATATCACCGGAGAACGCATAA